CTTCGCACTGCAGGAGGGGGACCGGCTCTCCTTCCGCGGTCCCCAGGGACAGGGCGCCCGTGCCTACCTCTGTCCGGCCGGCGGTATCGCGGTGGAATCGGTCATGGGGAGTGCCGCAACCTACCTGCGAGCCTCCTTCGGCGGCTACAACGGACGCACCCTTGCCAGGGGCGACGCCGTGGAGTGCGGATGCCCCTTTCCTCTCTGGCAGCGTTCGCTGGGGTTCTGCTGCCCCGAGGGGCTACGGCCCCGCTTTGGGGAAAGCGCCGAGCTGCGGGTCCTGCAGGGCCCCCAGTACGAGGCCTTTACGGAAGCGGGAAAAGTGACCTTCTTCGACAGTGTGTTTACCGTGGCCGAAGAGTCTGACAGAATGGGCTACAGACTGACAGGGCCCGAGATCGAACACAGGGAAGGGGCCGATGTCATCTCCGACCCCATTCCCCTCGGTGCCGTGCAGGTGCCCGGCCACGGCAACCCTATCGTCATGCTTTCGGACCGTCAGACCACAGGGGGGTACACCAAGATCGCCGTGGTCTGTACCGCCGATATCCCTGTGGTGACCCAGCAGCTTCCCGGGGGAGAGGTGCGGTTTCGGGAAACCACGCTGGAGGAGGCGATCGAGGCTCTGCAGGAGCAGGAAGAGGCGCTTGAAGACCTCCGCCGGGCCAGGGCGGCCTTCCGTTCGGCTCCGCAGCCCGTCGGAACGGGCCGGACTGCCGCCACCTGGAAGCTTACCGTCGACGGCAGAAGCTATCATGTGCAATGGGAGGAGACAGAAGATGCCCAGGATTGATTTCAACAGTGACCTTGGAGAGGATTTCGGCGTCTATTCCATCGGGATGGACAGCCAGATCATGGAGCAGATCACCTCGGCCAACGTCGCCTGCGGATTCCACGCCGGCGACCCGTCGGTGATGCGGAAAACGGTGGCGACGGCGAAGGAGAAGGGGGTCGCCGTAGGCGCCCACCCGGGGTATCCCGATCTGCTTGGCTTCGGCCGCCGCTCCATGAAATGCAAACCTGAAGAGGTCTATGACTACTGCCTCTATCAGATAGGGGCGCTGATGGCCTTTGCGGCCCTGGAGGGCGTGGCCGTACAGCATGTGAAGGCCCACGGCGCGCTCTACAACGACTCGGCGAAATCGCCGGAACACGCCGAGGCCATCGCCCAAGCCACCAGGGATGCGGGCAGGGGAGAGATCATCCTGATGGGGCTTGCGAATACCGCCTTCGGACCCGCAGCCGAGAAGGTGAAGGTGCCCTTTGCGGCGGAAGCCTTCGCTGACCGCGCCTATCAGTCCAACGGCCATCTCGTGCCGAGGGGAACCCCCGGAGCGGTGCTGCACGATCCAGCTGTGGCTGCACAGCGGGTGCTCGGCATGATCACCGATGGGACTGTAGAAAGTATCGACGGAGAGCAGATCGCACTCCGGCCAACCTCCATCTGCCTGCATGGCGATACCGGGGAGGCCGTGGAGATGTCGGCCTCGATCCGGCGTCATCTGGAGGAGGCCGGTGTCTCGGTGGTCCCGATGAAGGAGCTGGTTGGCAGATGACCGATCGAACGCAGTACGCCACGCCGGAGAAGGCCCGCAGAGCAATACGGGACGGAGAGTGGACAGGCCCCACCTCGGGCCTGGTGCCGGGAGCAGCGCAGGCGAATCTCGTGATGCTGCCCAGAGAGTGGGCCTACGATTTCCTGCTGTTCGCCCAGCGGAATCCAAAACCCTGCCCCGTGCTCGACGTGACGGAGATGGGCGACCCCGAACCCCGGGGGGTCGCTCCCGGTGCGGATATACGGACCGACCTGCCCCGGTACCGGGTTTGGCGGAAGGGCGAACTGGCGGAGGAGCGGGAGGAGGTGGCTTCCCTGTGGGACGACAGTATGGTCGGCTTCCTCCTTGGATGCTCCTTCACCTTTGAATGGGCCATGCTGCAGGCCCACATCCCGGTGCGTCATATCGAACTGGGGCGGAACGTGCCGATGTACAGAACGACGGTTCCCTGCAGAGAGGCCGGGCGACTGAGCGGTACCATGGTGGTCAGCATGCGCCCCATTCCGGAACAGCTGGTCACGAAAACAGTCATCATCACCAGTCACTATCCTTCGGTGCACGGAGCACCGGTGCAGATCGGACATCCCGAAGGAATCGGCATCACCGATCTGGATGCTCCCGACTTTGGGGATCCCGTTCCGGTGAGGGAGGGGGAGGTGCCCGTTTTCTGGGCCTGCGGGGTGACACCACAGAGTATCCTTATGTCCTCCCGCCCACCCTTTGCCATCACCCATGCGCCGGGACATATGTTCATCTGCTCGGTCAGGGATTCCGAATACGCCATCTGTTAGGTATCCCCAGGCGGGGTCGGTGCGGATCTCCGGTGCCGGCGCACGCCGCAACCCCAACGAGCTTGACAAGACACCCCGCGGGTGGTATACAGTTTACCAAGTCAGAATTATGACAGCGAGGTTTTGGTCCATGACCCCTTTAGATTGTAAACAGTTTGCAACCACAGCGGCATATTACTATTATTACGCCTACCGTAACGCGGGAGCCAGTGGAAGGCAGTCCGGCGTCTAGGCGTCTTTGGACTGAGTCTACCGGCCCCCGCCACGCGCGGGGGCTTTTTTTTTTATCCCCACCGGGGCCCGGCGGGGATACCATGAGGCAGCCTACAGAAGGGATGATCGTGATGGTTGGAAAAGCAGAGACAGGCGACAGAAGGCCGATGGATAGACTGAGGGGAACGCTCCAGCGCATCTGGGAGGAGCGGACACCCTACAGCGAAACAATGAAGCAGGCAGGTGTACAGCCGGCGGACATCAGAAACCGCGAGGATGTCGCGCTGCTCCCCTTTATGAAAAAGAGCGACCTCAGGGACCACTATCCCCTTGGCCTGATCGCCTGCCCGAAAGAGGATCTTGTCCGGGTGCATGCATCCTCCGGGACCACCGGGAAACCGACGGTGGTCGCCTATACGGAGCGGGATATCGCGACCTGGACGGAGATCATGGCGCACCGGCTCCGGGTGGCGGGTGTGACACCGGGGGATGTCTTCCAGGTTGCCCTGGGGTACGGGCTCTTTACCGGGGCTCTCGGGTTCCACTGGGGCGCCGAGGCATTGGGGGCCATGGTGGTTCCCTCCGGCGGGGGGTTTACGGAACGGCAGATCATGCTCATGGAGGATCTCGGTACGACGGTCTTTACCAGCACCCCCTCCTACGCTCTCCATCTGGCCGAGCGGATCCGCGATATGGAGGGCGTAGGGGAGCTCTCGCTTCGGATCGGCATCTTCGGCGCCGAGGCATGGTCTGAAGGAATGCGTTCCCGTATAGAGAAGGATCTGGGGATCACCGCGCTGGACTCCTACGGTCTCTCCGAGGTGATCGGCCCCGGGGTGGGGATGGAGTGCCCGGAAAAGCAGGGCTGCCACATCTCCGACGAGCATTTCCTTATCGAGGTGATCAACCCGGAGACAGAAGAGGTGCTTCCGAAGGGAGAGATGGGCGAATTGGTCATCACCACCCTTACCAAGGAAGCGCTGCCCGTGGTCCGCTACCGCACCGGGGATATCACCCGCATCCTTCCGGGCTCCTGTCCCTGCGGTTCCACCGAACCGCGTATCGACAGGATTCAGGGGAGGAGCGACGATATGCTGATCATCCGAGGGGTCAACGTCTTCCCCTCCCAGGTCGAGGTCGCCCTGAGCCGCGTCGAGGAGCTCGCACTCCAGTACTGCCTCGAGGTAACGGAGAAGGACTACATGAAGGAACTCGCCGTCCACTGCGAGACCATCGAACCCCTTTCGGAGGAGCGGACCGGCCAGATCGCCAGGAGGGCCCTGAAGGCCATCCACGAGGTAACGGGCATCCGCACCTCCGTGAACCTGCTTCCCCCCGGAAGTCTGGAACGTTCCGCCGGGAAGGCGAAGCGTATTGTGCAGCCCGTATAGACAGGGGCCTGCATCATTGCTGGAAAAAGATATGCTATACTCAATCCATTGGCACATTTTATATGGAAGGGGTGTCTGTAGTGGGTAGAGAACTGCGGTGTGTCCTGGCATTGGTAATCGCTGTTTTCGTGGTCACAGGGGTAGCCGGAGGCGCGGCGGCCTGTACCGCGGTCTACGCCGGATCGGATGTCACGGCTGACGGGTCTGTGTTGATCGCCCGTAACGAGGACTACGGTTCGGCAAACTGGCCCAAGCACATGGTGGTCCGTCCGCGGGAGGAGCACAAAGCGGGTGCAATGCAGGAGTTCGTGACGGGGCTCGCTGTTCCCTGGCCGTCTGTTGGCTACAGGTACACAGCCGTCCCGGACTGGGATCCCTCCTGGGGGCCCTTTGAGGAAGCGGGCGTCAACGAAAAGGGGGTCGCGGTGAGCGCCACCCTGAGTGCGGAGTCCAATGAAGCCGTTCAGGCTGCCGATCCCTTTATCGAGAACGCGGGAATCGAGGAAGCGGTCATTCCCTCACTCATCCTTCCCAGAGCCGATACGGCACGGGAAGGTGTGGAACTGCTGGGGACCTTCGTTGAGAAATACGGGGCCATGGCCGGCAATGGGCTTGCCATCGCCGACAAACAGGAAATCTGGCAGATGGAGATCGGTTCCGGCCATCAGTGGGTGGCGGTGCGAGTGCCCGACGACCGGTGTGTGGTGGCTGCCAACGCCTTCCGTCTCAAGCATGTGGACCTCACCGACAGCGACAACGTGATGGCCTCCGGGAAGGTCTTCTCGCTGGCAAAGGAAGAGGGGTTTCTGGCAGAGGGCTCCACTCGGGATGACTTCGACTTCGCCGGAACCTATGGAGTGATGGGTGATCCCTACAATACCTACCGCATCTGGCTTGGCCAGAAGCTGCTGACCCCCTCTGTCCAACAGAATCCGGAATCCGAGCGGTTCCCCCTCTACATGACCCCGGACGAACCGATCAAACCGCGTGATGTCATGGATGTGCTGCGCGCCGACTATTCCGGCACCGTGCTGGAGGGCAAGGCGGAGCGCCCCATCGGCTACCACGGGACGCTGGAAAGCCATATCATCCAGCTGCGGCCGGATCTCCCCGAACTGATTTCCCCTCTGATCTGGCAGTGTTTCGGCACGGCCCCGTACAGTGTCTATCTTCCTTTCTACGGGAGCATCACCGAAACCCCGGAACTCTTCCGGCGCGGCAACGACCAGTACAGCCCCAACTCGGCATGGTGGATCTTCAGAAGCGTAGCGGCGCTGGCGAAGACCGATGAACAGCGGCTGGGAAGCCAGTTGCAGGAGCTGTGGCGGAGCTACGAAGAGGGGCTGCTCTCCCGCCAGCCCTACGTGGACGAGATGATCGCTTCCATGCTCGCCGACGGGAAGGGCCGGCAGGCCCAGCAATTGGTGGACGACTATTCCAGCAACACCGCCATCGCTGCCGTCGAACAGGCAAGGGCGTACGGAAGGCAACTGGTCACGCTGTTGACCAAAGCCGGCGAGAAGGACTACGACCCGAAACTCTGCCGGTAGCCTGCCTGTCAGGGAATTCTCCGGCAACTGTGACGCCCCGGCCTCCTGTACGAAGGGCCGGGGCGTCTGGCGTTTCCCTGTGAGGACAGTACGGCGGGTTGTGTGCGGTTAGAGCAGCCCCTGCTCCTGCAGTGCTTTATCGATAGCCGGCTTATCGAAACCGACAATGAAGTTCTCTCCGATTTCGACGACAGGCACCCCCATTTGCTGGGTTTTGCGAACCATTTCCATAGCGGCTGCCCTGTCCGCACCGACGTCGATGGCTTCGAAATCCACACCCTGCTGCTGGAGATATCCCTTTGCCTTGTCACACCAGGGGCAGCTACTCGTGGAGTAAACTTTTACCGACATGCGTCATCATCCTTTCTTATACCTATGAGGGGTATCTGCGGAGATTATGACACAGATGCACCTGGAGCGCAAGTGTACTTGTTAATGAAAAGACAGGCGATACCGAAACTCTGAATGGAGGTGGGCTGCCTTGGAGGATAAGAACCTTGTCTATCAACAGTTCGAGAAGATCAGAGAGGCCCTGAACGAGAGCGGATATACCGTCCTGTTGTGCATCCAGCCGGGGAATTCCGAAAAGGGAGACCCCCCAACCATCGCCGGAACGGTGACCTTCCGTGGCCCCCCGGAGGATCCACAGGATGTGGAATTCCGTACTGTCGAGCAGATGGCCCACGATGCAGGGGTGACGGCAGCCGGGGGCAGGGCGTAGGGAGCATTGCAAAGGAAAGAGAATTGCAAGGTGCAGAGGAAGGCGGGGAGACAAGGGTTGTCTCTTCGCCTTCCTCTTGTTGTGTCAGACCTTTGGAGAGGTCCTGGGGAAGAATCCAATGGCCCTCCTGAACAGAACACTCCGGATATCCCTGAGGCGGGTCGCCGCAGGGAACGGCACCCTGGCGATCATGACCCCCAGGAGGATCAGTGCGCCTCCCTGGATCAGGTAGAGGCTCACCGCCTCGCCGAGGAGGAGTATGCCCCCCAGGGCTCCAAAAAGCGATTCCGTGCTCAGTATCAGTGACGCATGTGTGGAAGGGGTGTACCGTTGGGCCAGATTCTGGACCAGCACGGTGAACGCTGTTGCGAAGACAGTCAGATAGGCGAGGTTCCACAGTGCATTCATAGAGATATGATCCGGCAGCGGTGCGGAAAACGGTGTCATCATGAGGCTCAAGCCGCCGGTGATGCCGATCTGAAAGACCGCAAGCCGGACAGCATCGTGCCGTTTGCTGAAGACCCCCACCAGCAGCATATGGAGCGCAAACAGCAGGGCGGCGGCAATGCTCAGCGCATCCCCCGATCCCAGAGCAAACTGCCCCTGGAGCGAAA
This DNA window, taken from Synergistales bacterium, encodes the following:
- a CDS encoding LamB/YcsF family protein codes for the protein MPRIDFNSDLGEDFGVYSIGMDSQIMEQITSANVACGFHAGDPSVMRKTVATAKEKGVAVGAHPGYPDLLGFGRRSMKCKPEEVYDYCLYQIGALMAFAALEGVAVQHVKAHGALYNDSAKSPEHAEAIAQATRDAGRGEIILMGLANTAFGPAAEKVKVPFAAEAFADRAYQSNGHLVPRGTPGAVLHDPAVAAQRVLGMITDGTVESIDGEQIALRPTSICLHGDTGEAVEMSASIRRHLEEAGVSVVPMKELVGR
- a CDS encoding glutathione S-transferase N-terminal domain-containing protein, giving the protein MSVKVYSTSSCPWCDKAKGYLQQQGVDFEAIDVGADRAAAMEMVRKTQQMGVPVVEIGENFIVGFDKPAIDKALQEQGLL
- a CDS encoding DMT family transporter — its product is MSGHKVLAADMWLFVASFCWGFGYVASKDALAVFPALWLNALKFSAAFLILAVCFRKRLRGTTKSEIAAAMAVGLVLFGAFTTQVFGLESTAAGKQAFIIASYVVFVPMLQWLVTRVFPGIRIVTASAFCLTGVALLSLQGQFALGSGDALSIAAALLFALHMLLVGVFSKRHDAVRLAVFQIGITGGLSLMMTPFSAPLPDHISMNALWNLAYLTVFATAFTVLVQNLAQRYTPSTHASLILSTESLFGALGGILLLGEAVSLYLIQGGALILLGVMIARVPFPAATRLRDIRSVLFRRAIGFFPRTSPKV
- a CDS encoding biotin-dependent carboxyltransferase family protein, with protein sequence MRFHVVSPGLLTTVQDLGRKGYQAIGMPVAGAMDAWSFRAGNILAGNPENSPALEVTVLGPTLEVEGDGLAVLAGADLGLCRNGTPIPPWTAFALQEGDRLSFRGPQGQGARAYLCPAGGIAVESVMGSAATYLRASFGGYNGRTLARGDAVECGCPFPLWQRSLGFCCPEGLRPRFGESAELRVLQGPQYEAFTEAGKVTFFDSVFTVAEESDRMGYRLTGPEIEHREGADVISDPIPLGAVQVPGHGNPIVMLSDRQTTGGYTKIAVVCTADIPVVTQQLPGGEVRFRETTLEEAIEALQEQEEALEDLRRARAAFRSAPQPVGTGRTAATWKLTVDGRSYHVQWEETEDAQD
- a CDS encoding phenylacetate--CoA ligase — encoded protein: MVGKAETGDRRPMDRLRGTLQRIWEERTPYSETMKQAGVQPADIRNREDVALLPFMKKSDLRDHYPLGLIACPKEDLVRVHASSGTTGKPTVVAYTERDIATWTEIMAHRLRVAGVTPGDVFQVALGYGLFTGALGFHWGAEALGAMVVPSGGGFTERQIMLMEDLGTTVFTSTPSYALHLAERIRDMEGVGELSLRIGIFGAEAWSEGMRSRIEKDLGITALDSYGLSEVIGPGVGMECPEKQGCHISDEHFLIEVINPETEEVLPKGEMGELVITTLTKEALPVVRYRTGDITRILPGSCPCGSTEPRIDRIQGRSDDMLIIRGVNVFPSQVEVALSRVEELALQYCLEVTEKDYMKELAVHCETIEPLSEERTGQIARRALKAIHEVTGIRTSVNLLPPGSLERSAGKAKRIVQPV
- a CDS encoding C69 family dipeptidase, whose translation is MGRELRCVLALVIAVFVVTGVAGGAAACTAVYAGSDVTADGSVLIARNEDYGSANWPKHMVVRPREEHKAGAMQEFVTGLAVPWPSVGYRYTAVPDWDPSWGPFEEAGVNEKGVAVSATLSAESNEAVQAADPFIENAGIEEAVIPSLILPRADTAREGVELLGTFVEKYGAMAGNGLAIADKQEIWQMEIGSGHQWVAVRVPDDRCVVAANAFRLKHVDLTDSDNVMASGKVFSLAKEEGFLAEGSTRDDFDFAGTYGVMGDPYNTYRIWLGQKLLTPSVQQNPESERFPLYMTPDEPIKPRDVMDVLRADYSGTVLEGKAERPIGYHGTLESHIIQLRPDLPELISPLIWQCFGTAPYSVYLPFYGSITETPELFRRGNDQYSPNSAWWIFRSVAALAKTDEQRLGSQLQELWRSYEEGLLSRQPYVDEMIASMLADGKGRQAQQLVDDYSSNTAIAAVEQARAYGRQLVTLLTKAGEKDYDPKLCR
- a CDS encoding putative hydro-lyase, which encodes MTDRTQYATPEKARRAIRDGEWTGPTSGLVPGAAQANLVMLPREWAYDFLLFAQRNPKPCPVLDVTEMGDPEPRGVAPGADIRTDLPRYRVWRKGELAEEREEVASLWDDSMVGFLLGCSFTFEWAMLQAHIPVRHIELGRNVPMYRTTVPCREAGRLSGTMVVSMRPIPEQLVTKTVIITSHYPSVHGAPVQIGHPEGIGITDLDAPDFGDPVPVREGEVPVFWACGVTPQSILMSSRPPFAITHAPGHMFICSVRDSEYAIC